A portion of the Oreochromis niloticus isolate F11D_XX linkage group LG10, O_niloticus_UMD_NMBU, whole genome shotgun sequence genome contains these proteins:
- the myo19 gene encoding unconventional myosin-XIX isoform X3 has translation MSSLDDRRDVREGYRNGGATVKGLIQKVHPPQRSLNDSLEGEIQAFLIDEDQLHTYDDLTKVNPVTPATVLKCLQGRYSMKVFYTHAGCTLVALNPFQSIPDLYSLDVMKEYHYARQPQEFKPHIFIVAEEAYRNVRGQLEPVNQSLVVSGESGAGKTWTSRCLMKYYATVASVSSVVKSQDTVERIERRVLDSNPVMEAFGNACTLRNNNSSRFGKYIQLQLDRCQLLVGATVQTYLLEKTRVACQPANERNFHIFYQMMRGATDEQRKEWKMSHDQSFVWLPNSEKTIEEDCFHETVKAMVHLGINAERQGEIFRILAGILQLGNVSFSSSADESQPCHLDAKSKNFLQRAAELLCVPAEELQTCLRVRTLKAGKQSVLKPCSQADCSVRRDCLAKVIYAQLFEWLVTFINNSVCADKSTWCNFIGILDVYGFECFQTNNLEQLCINYANEKLQQHFVAHYLRAQQEEYVSEGLQWSFVKYQDNQSCLDLLEGSPISVFSLLNEESRLNRASDAKTFRVRLEKELCDNANISWDKFSKVPHFTVAHYAGKVGYQIEGMAEKNKDPVPPELISLLQKSNNQLLHQIFKDNETESQIKKGPGKTTVVSKFKNSLETLMKILHSTTPHYTRCIKPNPECKPLTFKKEEVIIQLEACGIVETIHISAAGFPIRIPFQSFLQRYTLIAKHINSGSHSVGLLVYYAFPSVALLVNVILSTLLSLGTFLTWCIKNKITNKICSLL, from the exons GTGAAGGGATTAATTCAGAAAGTCCATCCTCCTCAGCGGTCCCTTAATGATTCACTGGAGGGAGAAATTCAGGCCTTCCTCATTGATGAAGACCAACTTCACACTTACGATGACCTCACCAAAGTCAACCCAGTGACCCCAGCGACAG TGCTGAAATGCCTGCAGGGCAGGTACAGCATGAAGGTGTTTTACACCCATGCTGGCTGCACCTTGGTGGCTCTTAACCCCTTCCAGTCCATTCCAGACCTCTACTCTCTGGATGTGATGAAGGAGTATCATTATGCTCGTCAGCCCCAG GAGTTCAAGCCGCATATCTTTATTGTGGCAGAAGAAGCCTACAGGAATGTTCGGGGCCAGCTGGAGCCGGTGAACCAGTCCTTGGTGGTCAGTGGTGAGAGCGGTGCTGGAAAG ACGTGGACATCTCGGTGCTTGATGAAATACTATGCCACAGTGGCGTCCGTCTCCTCGGTGGTGAAGAGTCAGGACACAGTGGAGAGGATTGAGAGGAGAGTGCTGGACTCCAACCCTGTAATGGAAGCTTTTG GCAATGCCTGCACACTCCGGaacaacaacagcagtcgcTTCGGAAAGTACATTCAGCTACAGTTGGACAG GTGTCAGCTCTTAGTTGGGGCTACTGTACAGACATATTTACTGGAGAAGACCAGGGTGGCCTGCCAACCAGCTAATGAAAGAAACTTCCACATCTTTTACCAG ATGATGAGAGGGGCCACAGATGAGCAGCGGAAAGAGTGGAAGATGTCACATGACCAAAGTTTTGTTTGGCTGCCAAATTCTGAGAAAACAATTGAGG agGATTGTTTCCATGAGACAGTGAAAGCAATGGTTCATCTGGGCATCAATGCAGAAAGGCAAGGAGAAATATTTAGG ATATTAGCAGGAATTCTCCAGTTGGGAAATGTCAGcttctcctcttcagcagaTGAATCACAACCTTGTCACCTTGATGCAAAATCTAAAA ACTTCTTGCAGAGGGctgctgagctgctgtgtgTTCCTGCTGAGGAGCTTCAAACATGTTTAAGAGTAAGGACTCTGAAGGCGGGGAAGCAAAGCGTGCTCAAGCCGTGCTCGCAGGCAGACTGCAGTGTGAGGAGAGACTGTCTAGCCAAAGTCATTTACGCCCA GTTATTTGAGTGGCTGGTTACATTCATCAACAACAGCGTATGTGCTGATAAATCAACGTGGTGCAACTTCATAG GAATCCTAGATGTGTACGGCTTTGAATGTTTTCAGACCAATAACCTGGAGCAGCTGTGCATCAACTACGCCAATGAGAAACTCCAGCAGCACTTTGTGGCTCATTATCTCAGAGCTCAGCAG GAGGAGTATGTGTCAGAGGGTTTGCAGTGGTCCTTTGTGAAATACCAAGACAATCAAAGTTGCCTCGATCTTTTAGAGGGAAGCCCCATCAGTGTGTTCTCTCTTCTTAATGAG GAGAGTCGTCTAAATCGAGCCTCGGATGCAAAAACGTTCCGAGTTCGTCTGGAAAAGGAGCTATGTGACAATGCTAACATCAGCTGGGACAAGTTCAGCAAGGTGCCGCACTTCACTGTGGCCCACTACGCCGGCAAAGTTGGCTATCAGATAGAAGGCATGGCGGAGAAAAACAAG gaCCCAGTGCCACCAGAGCTAattagcctgcttcaaaagTCCAACAACCAGCTTCTTCACCAGATCTTCAAAGACAATGAAACTGAGAGTCAGATTAAAAAGGGGCCTGGTAAAACCACTGTGGTCTCCAAGTTCAAG AACTCACTGGAGACCCTGATGAAAATCCTCCACTCCACAACTCCTCACTACACTCGCTGCATCAAGCCAAACCCTGAGTGCAAGCCACTGACTTTCAAAAAGGAGGAG GTTATCATTCAGCTAGAGGCCTGCGGGATTGTGGAGACCATCCATATTAGTGCTGCTGGATTTCCAATAAg GATTCCTTTCCAAAGCTTCCTGCAACGTTACACACTGATCGCTAAACACATAAACTCAGGGAGTCACAGTGTTG GTCTGCTGGTTTATTATGCTTTTCCTTCAGTAGCCCTCTTAGTAAACGTGATCCTCAGTACTCTACTCTCCTTGGGAACGTTTTTAACTTggtgcattaaaaacaaaataacaaacaaaatttGCAGCCTCTTATGA
- the znhit3 gene encoding zinc finger HIT domain-containing protein 3: MQLCSVCSERTPKYRCPACKIRYCSLGCYKKHKDTCLPVDKPAPSNPETKAAVSTEPWSVDDLLHEDDITDKVPLQRLQMLGQSKELKDLLCNPHLRQLLCSIDGAERKEDAMKSAMQEPLFVEFSDQCLKIVENDAKSSEDADL; the protein is encoded by the exons ATGCAGTTATGCAGTGTGTGCAGCGAACGGACTCCAAAATACCGATGTCCAGCCTGCAAAATAAGATA TTGTTCACTTGGCTGTTACAAGAAGCATAAAG ATACCTGCCTTCCTGTTGACAAGCCTGCCCCTTCAAATCCTGAAACAAAGGCTGCTGTGAGCACAG AGCCTTGGAGCGTCGACGATCTTCTGCATGAAGATGACATCACTGACAAAGTTCCTCTGCAGAGGCTCCAGATGTTAG GCCAGTCAAAAGAGCTAAAGGACCTGCTCTGTAACCCTCATCTGAGGCAGTTATTGTGCTCTATAGATGGTGCAGAGCGTAAAGAGGATGCAATGAAATCAGCTATGCAGGAGCCGCTGTTTGTGGAATTTTCTGATCAGTGCTTGAAAATTGTAGAAAATGACGCAAAATCAAGTGAAGATGCTGACTTGTAA
- the myo19 gene encoding unconventional myosin-XIX isoform X1 — MSSLDDRRDVREGYRNGGATVKGLIQKVHPPQRSLNDSLEGEIQAFLIDEDQLHTYDDLTKVNPVTPATVLKCLQGRYSMKVFYTHAGCTLVALNPFQSIPDLYSLDVMKEYHYARQPQEFKPHIFIVAEEAYRNVRGQLEPVNQSLVVSGESGAGKTWTSRCLMKYYATVASVSSVVKSQDTVERIERRVLDSNPVMEAFGNACTLRNNNSSRFGKYIQLQLDRCQLLVGATVQTYLLEKTRVACQPANERNFHIFYQMMRGATDEQRKEWKMSHDQSFVWLPNSEKTIEEDCFHETVKAMVHLGINAERQGEIFRILAGILQLGNVSFSSSADESQPCHLDAKSKNFLQRAAELLCVPAEELQTCLRVRTLKAGKQSVLKPCSQADCSVRRDCLAKVIYAQLFEWLVTFINNSVCADKSTWCNFIGILDVYGFECFQTNNLEQLCINYANEKLQQHFVAHYLRAQQEEYVSEGLQWSFVKYQDNQSCLDLLEGSPISVFSLLNEESRLNRASDAKTFRVRLEKELCDNANISWDKFSKVPHFTVAHYAGKVGYQIEGMAEKNKDPVPPELISLLQKSNNQLLHQIFKDNETESQIKKGPGKTTVVSKFKNSLETLMKILHSTTPHYTRCIKPNPECKPLTFKKEEVIIQLEACGIVETIHISAAGFPIRIPFQSFLQRYTLIAKHINSGSHSVVLDLEADTCPQRHVEKILGVALKHRHLSEERSTLVHCGRTKVFLTQVMLDLLEDQRKKILSHCAFTIQCCWLRYQRRRRHTHRQSATLIQAAVRSWLVRNRVRRWNRAAGVIQSTWRKWRSLLKSLAEAELDDAKDLVEEDAPALNPVVRERGSVQLSIIPEPVAVRGWPMGLALASAPSMTVSLTATGFQKMISVIASLNLPSRRGEYQVKTNQYTEELASIRAQPKGSIKLHCQRSPLLYADRQPDLKSDVTGFNEILLEKTL; from the exons GTGAAGGGATTAATTCAGAAAGTCCATCCTCCTCAGCGGTCCCTTAATGATTCACTGGAGGGAGAAATTCAGGCCTTCCTCATTGATGAAGACCAACTTCACACTTACGATGACCTCACCAAAGTCAACCCAGTGACCCCAGCGACAG TGCTGAAATGCCTGCAGGGCAGGTACAGCATGAAGGTGTTTTACACCCATGCTGGCTGCACCTTGGTGGCTCTTAACCCCTTCCAGTCCATTCCAGACCTCTACTCTCTGGATGTGATGAAGGAGTATCATTATGCTCGTCAGCCCCAG GAGTTCAAGCCGCATATCTTTATTGTGGCAGAAGAAGCCTACAGGAATGTTCGGGGCCAGCTGGAGCCGGTGAACCAGTCCTTGGTGGTCAGTGGTGAGAGCGGTGCTGGAAAG ACGTGGACATCTCGGTGCTTGATGAAATACTATGCCACAGTGGCGTCCGTCTCCTCGGTGGTGAAGAGTCAGGACACAGTGGAGAGGATTGAGAGGAGAGTGCTGGACTCCAACCCTGTAATGGAAGCTTTTG GCAATGCCTGCACACTCCGGaacaacaacagcagtcgcTTCGGAAAGTACATTCAGCTACAGTTGGACAG GTGTCAGCTCTTAGTTGGGGCTACTGTACAGACATATTTACTGGAGAAGACCAGGGTGGCCTGCCAACCAGCTAATGAAAGAAACTTCCACATCTTTTACCAG ATGATGAGAGGGGCCACAGATGAGCAGCGGAAAGAGTGGAAGATGTCACATGACCAAAGTTTTGTTTGGCTGCCAAATTCTGAGAAAACAATTGAGG agGATTGTTTCCATGAGACAGTGAAAGCAATGGTTCATCTGGGCATCAATGCAGAAAGGCAAGGAGAAATATTTAGG ATATTAGCAGGAATTCTCCAGTTGGGAAATGTCAGcttctcctcttcagcagaTGAATCACAACCTTGTCACCTTGATGCAAAATCTAAAA ACTTCTTGCAGAGGGctgctgagctgctgtgtgTTCCTGCTGAGGAGCTTCAAACATGTTTAAGAGTAAGGACTCTGAAGGCGGGGAAGCAAAGCGTGCTCAAGCCGTGCTCGCAGGCAGACTGCAGTGTGAGGAGAGACTGTCTAGCCAAAGTCATTTACGCCCA GTTATTTGAGTGGCTGGTTACATTCATCAACAACAGCGTATGTGCTGATAAATCAACGTGGTGCAACTTCATAG GAATCCTAGATGTGTACGGCTTTGAATGTTTTCAGACCAATAACCTGGAGCAGCTGTGCATCAACTACGCCAATGAGAAACTCCAGCAGCACTTTGTGGCTCATTATCTCAGAGCTCAGCAG GAGGAGTATGTGTCAGAGGGTTTGCAGTGGTCCTTTGTGAAATACCAAGACAATCAAAGTTGCCTCGATCTTTTAGAGGGAAGCCCCATCAGTGTGTTCTCTCTTCTTAATGAG GAGAGTCGTCTAAATCGAGCCTCGGATGCAAAAACGTTCCGAGTTCGTCTGGAAAAGGAGCTATGTGACAATGCTAACATCAGCTGGGACAAGTTCAGCAAGGTGCCGCACTTCACTGTGGCCCACTACGCCGGCAAAGTTGGCTATCAGATAGAAGGCATGGCGGAGAAAAACAAG gaCCCAGTGCCACCAGAGCTAattagcctgcttcaaaagTCCAACAACCAGCTTCTTCACCAGATCTTCAAAGACAATGAAACTGAGAGTCAGATTAAAAAGGGGCCTGGTAAAACCACTGTGGTCTCCAAGTTCAAG AACTCACTGGAGACCCTGATGAAAATCCTCCACTCCACAACTCCTCACTACACTCGCTGCATCAAGCCAAACCCTGAGTGCAAGCCACTGACTTTCAAAAAGGAGGAG GTTATCATTCAGCTAGAGGCCTGCGGGATTGTGGAGACCATCCATATTAGTGCTGCTGGATTTCCAATAAg GATTCCTTTCCAAAGCTTCCTGCAACGTTACACACTGATCGCTAAACACATAAACTCAGGGAGTCACAGTGTTG TGTTAGATTTGGAAGCTGACACTTGTCCTCAGCGACATGTGGAGAAGATCCTCGGTGTGGCGTTGAAACACCGCCATCTGAGTGAAGAGCGCAGTACATTGGTGCATTGTGGGAGGACTAAAGTTTTTCTCACACAAGTGATG CTAGATTTACTGGAAGATCAGAGGAAGAAGATCCTGTCTCACTGCGCCTTTACCATTCAGTGCTGTTGGCTGCGGTACCAGCGGCGCAGACGACACACCCACCGCCAATCTGCTACTTTGATCCAAGCAG CGGTGCGATCCTGGCTGGTCAGGAATCGGGTCCGAAGATggaacagagcagctggagTCATCCAGAGCACCTGGAGGAAGTGGAGG TCACTCTTGAAATCCTTGGCTGAAGCAGAACTTGACGATGCAAAGGACCTGGTGGAGGAGGATGCACCCGCACTGAATCCTGTCGTCAGGGAACGGGGCTCAGTGCAGCTCTCCATCATCCCGGAGCCCGTCGCGGTGCGAGGGTGGCCCATGGGCCTGGCTCTAGCCTCTGCACCTTCCATGACTGTGTCTTTGACAGCCACAGGCTTCCAGAAGATGATATCTGTCATCGCCTCCCTCAACTTGCCATCCAGGAGGGGAGAGTACCAGGTGAAGACCAACCAGTACACGGAGGAACTCGCCTCCATAAGGGCTCAGCCCAAG GGATCCATAAAGCTGCACTGTCAGCGATCTCCACTTCTCTACGCTGACAGGCAGCCGGACCTGAAGAGCGACGTGACGGGGTTCAATGAGATCCTGCTAGAGAAAACTCTGTAA
- the myo19 gene encoding unconventional myosin-XIX isoform X2 has protein sequence MKYYATVASVSSVVKSQDTVERIERRVLDSNPVMEAFGNACTLRNNNSSRFGKYIQLQLDRCQLLVGATVQTYLLEKTRVACQPANERNFHIFYQMMRGATDEQRKEWKMSHDQSFVWLPNSEKTIEEDCFHETVKAMVHLGINAERQGEIFRILAGILQLGNVSFSSSADESQPCHLDAKSKNFLQRAAELLCVPAEELQTCLRVRTLKAGKQSVLKPCSQADCSVRRDCLAKVIYAQLFEWLVTFINNSVCADKSTWCNFIGILDVYGFECFQTNNLEQLCINYANEKLQQHFVAHYLRAQQEEYVSEGLQWSFVKYQDNQSCLDLLEGSPISVFSLLNEESRLNRASDAKTFRVRLEKELCDNANISWDKFSKVPHFTVAHYAGKVGYQIEGMAEKNKDPVPPELISLLQKSNNQLLHQIFKDNETESQIKKGPGKTTVVSKFKNSLETLMKILHSTTPHYTRCIKPNPECKPLTFKKEEVIIQLEACGIVETIHISAAGFPIRIPFQSFLQRYTLIAKHINSGSHSVVLDLEADTCPQRHVEKILGVALKHRHLSEERSTLVHCGRTKVFLTQVMLDLLEDQRKKILSHCAFTIQCCWLRYQRRRRHTHRQSATLIQAAVRSWLVRNRVRRWNRAAGVIQSTWRKWRSLLKSLAEAELDDAKDLVEEDAPALNPVVRERGSVQLSIIPEPVAVRGWPMGLALASAPSMTVSLTATGFQKMISVIASLNLPSRRGEYQVKTNQYTEELASIRAQPKGSIKLHCQRSPLLYADRQPDLKSDVTGFNEILLEKTL, from the exons ATGAAATACTATGCCACAGTGGCGTCCGTCTCCTCGGTGGTGAAGAGTCAGGACACAGTGGAGAGGATTGAGAGGAGAGTGCTGGACTCCAACCCTGTAATGGAAGCTTTTG GCAATGCCTGCACACTCCGGaacaacaacagcagtcgcTTCGGAAAGTACATTCAGCTACAGTTGGACAG GTGTCAGCTCTTAGTTGGGGCTACTGTACAGACATATTTACTGGAGAAGACCAGGGTGGCCTGCCAACCAGCTAATGAAAGAAACTTCCACATCTTTTACCAG ATGATGAGAGGGGCCACAGATGAGCAGCGGAAAGAGTGGAAGATGTCACATGACCAAAGTTTTGTTTGGCTGCCAAATTCTGAGAAAACAATTGAGG agGATTGTTTCCATGAGACAGTGAAAGCAATGGTTCATCTGGGCATCAATGCAGAAAGGCAAGGAGAAATATTTAGG ATATTAGCAGGAATTCTCCAGTTGGGAAATGTCAGcttctcctcttcagcagaTGAATCACAACCTTGTCACCTTGATGCAAAATCTAAAA ACTTCTTGCAGAGGGctgctgagctgctgtgtgTTCCTGCTGAGGAGCTTCAAACATGTTTAAGAGTAAGGACTCTGAAGGCGGGGAAGCAAAGCGTGCTCAAGCCGTGCTCGCAGGCAGACTGCAGTGTGAGGAGAGACTGTCTAGCCAAAGTCATTTACGCCCA GTTATTTGAGTGGCTGGTTACATTCATCAACAACAGCGTATGTGCTGATAAATCAACGTGGTGCAACTTCATAG GAATCCTAGATGTGTACGGCTTTGAATGTTTTCAGACCAATAACCTGGAGCAGCTGTGCATCAACTACGCCAATGAGAAACTCCAGCAGCACTTTGTGGCTCATTATCTCAGAGCTCAGCAG GAGGAGTATGTGTCAGAGGGTTTGCAGTGGTCCTTTGTGAAATACCAAGACAATCAAAGTTGCCTCGATCTTTTAGAGGGAAGCCCCATCAGTGTGTTCTCTCTTCTTAATGAG GAGAGTCGTCTAAATCGAGCCTCGGATGCAAAAACGTTCCGAGTTCGTCTGGAAAAGGAGCTATGTGACAATGCTAACATCAGCTGGGACAAGTTCAGCAAGGTGCCGCACTTCACTGTGGCCCACTACGCCGGCAAAGTTGGCTATCAGATAGAAGGCATGGCGGAGAAAAACAAG gaCCCAGTGCCACCAGAGCTAattagcctgcttcaaaagTCCAACAACCAGCTTCTTCACCAGATCTTCAAAGACAATGAAACTGAGAGTCAGATTAAAAAGGGGCCTGGTAAAACCACTGTGGTCTCCAAGTTCAAG AACTCACTGGAGACCCTGATGAAAATCCTCCACTCCACAACTCCTCACTACACTCGCTGCATCAAGCCAAACCCTGAGTGCAAGCCACTGACTTTCAAAAAGGAGGAG GTTATCATTCAGCTAGAGGCCTGCGGGATTGTGGAGACCATCCATATTAGTGCTGCTGGATTTCCAATAAg GATTCCTTTCCAAAGCTTCCTGCAACGTTACACACTGATCGCTAAACACATAAACTCAGGGAGTCACAGTGTTG TGTTAGATTTGGAAGCTGACACTTGTCCTCAGCGACATGTGGAGAAGATCCTCGGTGTGGCGTTGAAACACCGCCATCTGAGTGAAGAGCGCAGTACATTGGTGCATTGTGGGAGGACTAAAGTTTTTCTCACACAAGTGATG CTAGATTTACTGGAAGATCAGAGGAAGAAGATCCTGTCTCACTGCGCCTTTACCATTCAGTGCTGTTGGCTGCGGTACCAGCGGCGCAGACGACACACCCACCGCCAATCTGCTACTTTGATCCAAGCAG CGGTGCGATCCTGGCTGGTCAGGAATCGGGTCCGAAGATggaacagagcagctggagTCATCCAGAGCACCTGGAGGAAGTGGAGG TCACTCTTGAAATCCTTGGCTGAAGCAGAACTTGACGATGCAAAGGACCTGGTGGAGGAGGATGCACCCGCACTGAATCCTGTCGTCAGGGAACGGGGCTCAGTGCAGCTCTCCATCATCCCGGAGCCCGTCGCGGTGCGAGGGTGGCCCATGGGCCTGGCTCTAGCCTCTGCACCTTCCATGACTGTGTCTTTGACAGCCACAGGCTTCCAGAAGATGATATCTGTCATCGCCTCCCTCAACTTGCCATCCAGGAGGGGAGAGTACCAGGTGAAGACCAACCAGTACACGGAGGAACTCGCCTCCATAAGGGCTCAGCCCAAG GGATCCATAAAGCTGCACTGTCAGCGATCTCCACTTCTCTACGCTGACAGGCAGCCGGACCTGAAGAGCGACGTGACGGGGTTCAATGAGATCCTGCTAGAGAAAACTCTGTAA